One Pantoea trifolii genomic region harbors:
- a CDS encoding YjfB family protein — protein sequence MDVSQITSLATGLDNMELANKISTLVLKKTLDNQQTMAAGILDSIPQLPANPAIGRNINTTA from the coding sequence ATGGATGTATCACAAATTACATCACTGGCTACCGGCCTTGATAACATGGAACTGGCGAATAAAATCAGCACGCTGGTGCTGAAGAAGACGCTGGATAATCAGCAAACGATGGCGGCAGGTATTCTGGATTCAATTCCTCAGTTGCCGGCAAATCCGGCAATTGGGCGCAATATTAATACCACTGCCTGA